The genome window TTTCCATAATAACTTGGAAAGGAGAAAAATGGAGAATTCTTTTAGAAAAAGGGCAAGAAACAATACAGATAGTCCAAGCAATGAAGTTAAGAGAAAAAGTCATTTTTTCTATTACTACCAAATTTATTTTTATAATGCTTATTTTCTTATTCTTTTTAGGAGGCTGGGTTTTACTCGTTATTAAAATTAGCTTTAATCCATTGAATAACGTTCGCAAACAAATAGGTGAAAGAAAAGCCTCTTTACTTACACCTATCTATGATAAGAACGTTCCAGAAGAAATACGTCCCCTTATAAAAGAATTAAACTCTCTTCTTTCTCGTCTTGATAAGGCTTTAAAAAATCAAAAACGATTCCTAGCTGACGCAGCTCACGAATTAAGAACCCCTATTACAGCACTAGATCTTCAAATTCAAAATGCACGTTACGCCACTTCAGAAGAAGAAAGAACCTTAGTTATTCAAAAATTAAAACGAGGAATTAATCGGGCTAGTGCTGTAATTAATCAATTACTCGCTATATCCCGGATGGAATCTGATTTCTTAGAAAATGAGGTCATGAGTATTGATATAGAGGAATTAATTTCAAGAGTATTATTAGATTATTCTATGATAGCTGCAGAACAAAACATAACGATAACATTCCAACCTC of Aminobacterium sp. MB27-C1 contains these proteins:
- a CDS encoding HAMP domain-containing sensor histidine kinase; this translates as MDYQMEQLAFMHRLQNYPRQINTKSGFEEDKIDSLVQIWDKSTTLIYSSDSSLSFPITTQSGFSIITWKGEKWRILLEKGQETIQIVQAMKLREKVIFSITTKFIFIMLIFLFFLGGWVLLVIKISFNPLNNVRKQIGERKASLLTPIYDKNVPEEIRPLIKELNSLLSRLDKALKNQKRFLADAAHELRTPITALDLQIQNARYATSEEERTLVIQKLKRGINRASAVINQLLAISRMESDFLENEVMSIDIEELISRVLLDYSMIAAEQNITITFQPQRGATLLQGNAKSLEVMLSSLLDNAIKYSPSKANIWIYTLRNTNGVTISIIDQGPGIPTEERKKVFERFYRYKGESVQGSGLGLSIVKDIADFHDATISLEDGFDGKGLKVSVFFPFRAN